One window of Microbacterium sp. Root61 genomic DNA carries:
- the trhA gene encoding PAQR family membrane homeostasis protein TrhA gives MPELPLMEDAAADAQVEVKPTWRGWIHAATFPVAIAAGIVLIVLAQGTPAKWASAVFMTTSILLFGNSALYHRFNWGPTTKAVLKRIDHANIFLLIAGTYTPIAVLALPPEKGTLLLILVWSGALLGILFRVFWINAPRWLYVGLYLVMGWAAVMYFGDLFAANAAMMILVAVGGLLYTGGAIVYALKKPNPWPGHFGFHEIFHVCTLLAFLCHWTACLLIALQPLSPSLGLPG, from the coding sequence ATGCCCGAGCTCCCCCTCATGGAGGACGCCGCCGCCGACGCGCAGGTCGAGGTCAAACCGACGTGGCGCGGCTGGATCCACGCAGCGACCTTCCCGGTCGCGATCGCGGCCGGCATCGTCCTGATCGTGCTCGCCCAGGGCACGCCCGCGAAGTGGGCGTCGGCCGTCTTCATGACGACCTCGATCCTGCTGTTCGGCAATTCCGCTCTTTACCACCGCTTCAACTGGGGACCGACGACCAAAGCGGTGCTCAAGCGCATCGACCACGCCAACATCTTCCTGCTGATCGCCGGAACCTACACCCCGATCGCCGTCCTGGCGCTCCCGCCCGAGAAGGGCACGCTGCTGCTCATCCTGGTGTGGAGCGGCGCCCTGCTCGGCATCCTGTTCCGTGTCTTCTGGATCAACGCACCGCGCTGGCTGTACGTCGGGCTCTACCTCGTCATGGGCTGGGCGGCCGTGATGTACTTCGGCGACCTGTTCGCCGCGAACGCGGCGATGATGATCCTCGTCGCCGTCGGCGGACTGCTCTACACCGGCGGCGCGATCGTGTACGCGCTGAAGAAGCCCAACCCGTGGCCCGGCCACTTCGGCTTCCACGAGATCTTCCACGTGTGCACGCTGCTGGCGTTCCTCTGCCACTGGACGGCGTGCCTGCTGATCGCGCTGCAGCCGCTGAGCCCGTCGCTGGGCCTCC
- a CDS encoding isoprenyl transferase: MTRVQSNEGRGPLYRLYINRLRRRLDPDAVPHHIAMMIDGNRRWARQLGYETAAHGHRAGAAKMRQFLEWCDEIGIKVVSLYLLSTDNLSKRDSRELSDLIEIIAELADELSHDRDWRVQHVGRADLLPPDLARCLAEAAERTRENTGMHVNLAVAYGGRSEIVDAVRSIIAQHDRDGGSLEELAASLTPEQIGEHLYTGGQPDPDLVIRTSGEQRLSDFLLWQSAHSEFYFVEALGPDLREVDFLRAVRDFTSRDRRYGS, encoded by the coding sequence GTGACGCGCGTCCAGTCGAACGAGGGAAGAGGGCCCCTCTACCGGCTCTACATCAACCGGCTGCGCCGCCGGCTCGACCCCGATGCCGTGCCCCACCACATCGCGATGATGATCGACGGCAACCGCCGTTGGGCCCGCCAGCTGGGATATGAGACCGCGGCCCACGGGCATCGCGCCGGCGCGGCGAAGATGCGGCAGTTTCTGGAGTGGTGCGACGAGATCGGCATCAAGGTGGTCTCGCTCTACCTGCTCTCCACCGACAACCTCTCCAAGCGCGACTCGCGCGAGCTGTCGGATCTGATCGAGATCATCGCCGAGCTGGCGGATGAGCTCTCGCACGACCGGGACTGGCGTGTGCAGCACGTCGGCCGGGCAGATCTGCTGCCGCCCGACCTGGCGCGCTGCCTCGCGGAAGCGGCGGAACGCACGCGGGAGAACACCGGCATGCACGTCAATCTCGCGGTCGCCTACGGCGGGCGCAGCGAGATCGTCGACGCCGTGCGCAGCATCATCGCGCAGCACGATCGTGACGGCGGGTCGCTCGAGGAGCTCGCCGCCAGCCTCACCCCGGAGCAGATCGGCGAGCACCTGTACACGGGCGGTCAGCCCGATCCCGACCTCGTGATCCGCACCTCGGGGGAGCAGCGCCTGAGTGACTTCCTGCTGTGGCAGAGCGCGCACAGCGAGTTCTACTTCGTGGAGGCCCTCGGACCGGATCTGCGCGAGGTCGACTTCCTGCGCGCGGTCCGCGACTTCACGTCGAGAGACCGTCGCTACGGCAGCTGA